From the Manihot esculenta cultivar AM560-2 chromosome 3, M.esculenta_v8, whole genome shotgun sequence genome, one window contains:
- the LOC110611197 gene encoding uncharacterized protein LOC110611197: MWRLKSLNYLQTVHKNTAIKRQKIPSQRANSDGELKTLYKPLIFAAVEKKYGNLKLNIKTQATASAPKSTTQLLPRQRRSQIHRTRSSQNQFLLSTSTTQLISVLSPTRHSPSPSPFFQGDPHLSCLSRLLHHHYHSFTSETSPPQAAKPFPVPYSHAPPLKIRRSQIHFHTQNLSFNTTTLISVQATDLAVEDRLKSFLAQLKAECGVFERIVYKNKNQHRRSSYFQYLLKVRRDLRLLQSAKLDELLDSCFHVITGRKPQQKLHFLESLKWRKVDRGVPNFMERLLGAARILSQMVEPMLKAATEVSVLLARSFFMGFSLTILALLARLRVLVQQILLDVVSVFNTVYSLSQKKQSIKITKEGIEVFREYYPTNKEFVTLECVWDTDKFVLLERTQKSDTESQVGTLGEASIETAALQYKSIESFLGDDSDFEDLNEGPAKDGVDRKEVEGGVDLGDNPDNAGTPDEKLPPEGDMLPISSSSPSSKTLTPRSSSASVAFVSVKRPAPSTAAFISVKRPVTSTSSTTGTDLHSAESEMDSGNKEESFFNLLTGGSLKDSLF; the protein is encoded by the exons AACCCTATATAAACCTTTAATTTTTGCTGCTGTGGAGAAAAAATACGGAAATTTGAAGTTAAACATCAAAACTCAGGCAACAGCCTCTGCTCCAAAGTCCACCACCCAGCTTCTCCCTCGCCAACGTCGTTCCCAAATCCACCGAACCAGAAGTTCACAGAACCAGTTCCTTCTCTCTACCTCCACGACACAGCTCATCTCCGTTCTTTCACCAACCCGACACTCTCCATCTCCGTCTCCGTTCTTTCAAGGAGATCCACATCTTAGTTGCCTGTCACGCCTTCTCCACCATCATTACCATTCCTTCACCTCCGAGACCTCGCCGCCACAAGCAGCAAAACCATTCCCTGTCCCTTACTCTCACGCACCTCCTCTCAAAATCCGACGGTCCCAGATTCACTTTCACACCCAGAACCTCTCCTTCAACACGACAACCCTCATTTCTGTTCAAGCCACAGACTTGGCCGTGG AGGATCGATTGAAATCTTTTCTTGCGCAGCTCAAAGCAGAATGTGGGGTCTTTGAAAGAATTGTATACAAAAACAAAAACCAGCACAGAAGAAGCTCTTATTTTCAGTATCTGCTGAAG GTGAGAAGAGATTTGAGGCTTTTGCAATCAGCCAAATTGGATGAGTTGCTGGATTCCTGCTTTCATGTTATCACTGGGAGAAAGCCTCAGCAAAAGTTGCATTTTCTGGAAag CTTGAAGTGGAGAAAAGTTGACCGTGGAGTACCTAATTTTATGGAGCGACTTCTGGGAGCTGCACGCATATTATCTCAG ATGGTTGAGCCAATGCTGAAAGCAGCTAC TGAGGTATCCGTTTTGCTTGCACGTTCCTTTTTTATGGGATTTTCTCTTACTATTCTGGCTCTGCTCGCACGCCTCCGGGTTTTGGTTCAGCAA ATATTACTTGATGTTGTTTCAGTATTCAACACGGTCTATTCTCTCTCCCAGAAGAAGCAGTCTATAAAAATAACTAAAGAAGGAATTGAG GTTTTTAGAGAGTATTATCCAACAAATAAGGAGTTTGTCACTTTAGAGTGCGTATGGGATACAGACAAGTTTGTGTTACTTGAGAGAACACAGAAAAGCGATACAGAAAGTCAAGTTGGGACTCTTGGGGAAGCTTCCATTGAAACAGCAGCTCTACAGTATAAGAGCATCGAGTCTTTCCTTGGAG ATGATTCTGACTTTGAGGACTTGAATGAGGGTCCTGCCAAAGACGGAGTGGACAGGAAGGAAGTTGAAGGTGGTGTTGACCTGGGAGATAACCCAGATAATGCAGGAACTCCAGATGAAAAACTCCCACCAGAAGGTGACATGCTTCCAATCTCAAGTTCatctccaagctctaaaactttgACACCAAGGTCGAGTTCAGCATCTGTAGCATTTGTCTCGGTTAAAAGACCTGCACCCTCAACAGCAGCATTCATCTCAGTCAAAAGACCGGTAACCTCAACTTCTAGTACAACGGGTACAGATCTTCATTCTGCAGAATCTGAAATGGACAGCGGCAACAAAGAGGAATCATTTTTCAATTTGCTCACTGGGGGAAGCCTTAAAGATAGTCTATTCTAA
- the LOC122721190 gene encoding protein MOS2-like yields MKLSFSIPKSVAKSTSKPKPSSESNTVSQNSGAVKEYVTEFDPSKTLPSSNRNLIIPPKENEWRPHKRMKNLDLLPTLKSDNEGLRFEIATDGHGEDDKSMSYGLNIRQQSSTDGDNGDGDEGVKSYQKVETTENLLLEKLKYDLQRLPEDRGFEEFKDVPVEGFGAALLAGYGWHEGRGIGRNAKEDVKVKQYHKRTDKEGLGFVPPASNTTSTSVKDRDGQNERKRERVKDGHGDGFFVGKDVRVIAGGKGILGSKGRISKRLDDAKLSETTEELKLRVSDIADLGSKEEEKCLRKLKTLQIEGKQSKDRDSEKRIIEPIRESRESMRRDSGQEKDDRKRWLRNHIRVRIISKDLKGGRFYLKKGEVVDVVGPYVCDISMDETKELVQGIDQDLLETALPRRGGPVLVLYGRHKGVYGKLVQRDLDQETGVVQDSDSQELLNVKLEQIAEYLGDPSYIGY; encoded by the coding sequence atgaaactctccttctcaatCCCTAAATCGGTCGCCAAATCCACATCTAAACCTAAACCTTCCTCTGAATCCAATACTGTTAGCCAAAACAGTGGCGCTGTAAAAGAATATGTCACTGAATTTGATCCCTCAAAAACCCTACCCAGTTCCAATCGGAATCTCATCATCCCCCCTAAAGAGAACGAATGGAGGCCTCACAAGCGTATGAAGAACCTCGACCTCCTTCCCACACTCAAATCCGACAACGAAGGCCTTCGCTTCGAGATCGCCACCGATGGCCACGGCGAGGACGATAAGAGTATGTCCTACGGTCTCAATATACGGCAGCAAAGCAGCACTGATGGGGACAATGGCGATGGTGACGAAGGAGTCAAATCTTACCAGAAAGTCGAAACTACTGAGAATTTGTTGTTGGAGAAGTTGAAGTACGATCTCCAGCGGTTGCCTGAGGATCGAGGATTTGAGGAGTTTAAGGATGTACCGGTGGAAGGCTTTGGCGCGGCTTTACTGGCTGGCTATGGTTGGCATGAAGGCAGAGGTATCGGAAGAAATGCTAAGGAAGATGTTAAAGTCAAGCAATACCACAAGAGGACTGATAAAGAAGGTTTGGGTTTTGTTCCTCCTGCTTCTAATACTACTAGTACTAGTGTTAAGGATAGAGACGGGCAAAACGagaggaaaagagaaagagttAAGGACGGACATGGTGATGGTTTCTTTGTTGGTAAAGATGTCAGAGTTATTGCCGGTGGAAAAGGCATTTTGGGTTCAAAGGGTAGAATTTCAAAGAGACTAGATGATGCTAAGCTTTCAGAAACAACGGAGGAACTAAAACTGCGTGTTTCTGATATCGCTGATTTGGGCTCTAAGGAAGAAGAGAAGTGCTTAAGGAAGTTGAAAACGTTACAAATAGAAGGAAAGCAATCAAAGGATAGGGACAGTGAAAAGCGCATTATTGAACCAATTAGAGAAAGCAGAGAAAGTATGAGGAGAGACAGTGGTCAAGAGAAGGATGACAGAAAGCGATGGCTCAGAAATCATATTCGGGTCAGAATTATAAGCAAGGACTTGAAAGGAGGCAGATTTTATTTGAAGAAGGGGGAGGTGGTAGATGTGGTTGGGCCATATGTATGTGATATATCGATGGATGAGACTAAGGAATTGGTACAGGGAATAGATCAGGATCTTCTTGAGACTGCTTTACCACGGCGTGGGGGTCCTGTCCTTGTTCTCTACGGGAGGCACAAGGGAGTATATGGGAAATTGGTTCAGAGGGATTTGGACCAAGAGACTGGGGTTGTGCAAGATTCTGATTCTCAAGAATTGCTCAATGTCAAACTTGAACAAATTGCAGAGTATCTTGGAGATCCCAGCTACATTGGATATTGA